A DNA window from Camelina sativa cultivar DH55 chromosome 13, Cs, whole genome shotgun sequence contains the following coding sequences:
- the LOC104736924 gene encoding 14-3-3-like protein GF14 chi, with translation MAAPAASSAREEFVYMAKLAEQAERYEEMVEFMEKVAKAVDKDELTVEERNLLSVAYKNVIGARRASWRIISSIEQKEESRGNDDHVSLIRDYRSKIETELSDICDGILKLLDTILVPAAASGDSKVFYLKMKGDYHRYLAEFKSGQERKDAAEHTLTAYKAAQDIANSELPPTHPIRLGLALNFSVFYYEILNSPDRACNLAKQAFDEAIAELDTLGEESYKDSTLIMQLLRDNLTLWTSDMQDDAADDIKEAALKPAEEQQQS, from the exons ATGGCGGCACCAGCAGCTTCATCAGCAAGGGAAGAGTTCGTATACATGGCGAAACTCGCGGAACAAGCCGAGCGTTACGAAGAAATGGTCGAATTCATGGAAAAAGTTGCGAAAGCCGTTGACAAAGACGAACTCACCGTCGAAGAACGTAACCTCCTCTCCGTCGCTTACAAAAACGTGATCGGAGCTCGTCGTGCTTCGTGGAGGATCATCTCGTCGATCGAACAGAAGGAAGAGTCTCGCGGCAACGACGACCACGTTTCCTTGATCCGTGACTACAGAAGCAAAATCGAAACCGAGCTTTCCGATATCTGTGACGGTATCCTCAAGCTTCTCGATACGATCCTCGTCCCCGCTGCTGCTTCTGGAGATTCGAAGGTGTTTTACCTTAAGATGAAAGGTGATTACCATAGATACTTGGCTGAGTTCAAATCTGGTCAAGAGAGGAAAGATGCTGCTGAACATACACTCACTGCTTACAAAGCTGCTCAG GACATTGCTAACTCTGAATTGCCTCCTACTCATCCGATTCGTCTTGGTCTTGCGTTGAACTTCTCTGTGTTTTACTATGAGATTCTCAATTCTCCTGACCGTGCTTGTAACCTCGCTAAGCAG GCGTTTGATGAAGCTATTGCTGAATTGGATACTCTTGGTGAAGAGTCATACAAGGACAGTACTTTGATTATGCAGCTTCTTCGTGATAACCTCACTCTCTGGACGTCTGACATGCAG GATGATGCTGCTGACGACATCAAAGAAGCAGCACTAAAACCTGCTGAAGAACAGCAACAATCTTAA